The following proteins come from a genomic window of Acidimicrobiales bacterium:
- a CDS encoding pyridoxal-phosphate dependent enzyme, translated as MALVTSILDLIGDTPLVDVSALSPNPDVRILVKLEGHNPGGSVKDRIALSMVEEAEKDGRLSPGATLMEPSSGNTGIGLALVARVKGYHLTVVLPSNVSVERKQLLAVWGAEVIESPGSEGSNGAVRMAERVHAEHPEWVFLYQYANAANPKAHYEGTGPEIWRDCPEVTHFVAGLGTSGTLLGVGRFLKERNPAVEVWAVEPPAGEMVDGLRNLDDGYIPPIFSDLGGPEILDRKTMVGPRQSIEWTRRLAEVGVFAGISSGAAMAGAAKCAQSIESGVIVVVSADGGWKYLSTGAWTDDLDVVVERARHTIYF; from the coding sequence ATGGCCCTGGTCACCAGCATCCTCGATCTGATCGGCGACACCCCGCTCGTCGACGTCAGCGCGCTCAGCCCCAATCCCGACGTCCGCATCCTCGTCAAGCTCGAGGGGCACAACCCCGGGGGGTCGGTCAAGGACCGCATCGCACTGTCGATGGTCGAGGAGGCCGAGAAGGACGGTCGCCTCTCGCCGGGCGCCACCCTCATGGAGCCCTCGTCGGGGAACACCGGCATCGGCCTGGCGCTGGTGGCGCGGGTGAAGGGCTACCACCTCACGGTGGTGCTGCCGTCGAACGTGTCGGTGGAGCGCAAGCAGCTCCTGGCCGTGTGGGGCGCTGAGGTGATCGAGTCGCCCGGGAGCGAAGGGTCGAACGGGGCGGTGCGCATGGCCGAGCGGGTGCACGCCGAGCACCCCGAGTGGGTCTTCCTCTACCAGTATGCCAACGCCGCGAACCCCAAGGCCCACTACGAGGGCACCGGGCCGGAGATCTGGCGGGACTGCCCCGAGGTGACCCACTTCGTGGCCGGCCTGGGCACCTCTGGCACCCTCCTCGGGGTGGGCAGGTTCCTGAAGGAACGCAACCCCGCCGTCGAGGTGTGGGCCGTGGAGCCCCCCGCCGGCGAGATGGTGGACGGGCTGCGCAACCTCGACGACGGGTACATCCCGCCCATCTTCAGCGACCTGGGGGGCCCGGAGATCCTGGACCGCAAGACCATGGTGGGGCCCCGCCAGTCGATCGAATGGACCCGCAGGCTCGCCGAGGTGGGCGTCTTCGCCGGCATCTCGTCGGGCGCCGCCATGGCCGGAGCGGCCAAGTGCGCCCAGTCCATCGAGTCCGGGGTCATCGTGGTCGTCTCCGCCGACGGTGGCTGGAAGTACCTGTCGACGGGCGCCTGGACCGACGACCTCGACGTCGTGGTCGAGCGGGCCAGGCACACCATCTACTTCTGA
- a CDS encoding ferritin-like domain-containing protein, giving the protein MADFLTDIETLRRQAREHMDRGPITDSYGADRERVIAVLNEVLATELVCVLRYKRHYYMAHGINSGPVAAEFLQHATDEQGHADLVAARIVQLQGEPDFNPETLAARSHAEYAHSSDLIEMIREDLVAERVAVASYQEIIRWLSDKDPTTRRMIEDILTVEEEHADDLLNLLQDLGASPDGAFH; this is encoded by the coding sequence ATGGCCGACTTCCTGACCGACATCGAGACCCTGCGCCGCCAGGCCCGTGAACACATGGACCGGGGCCCGATCACCGACTCCTACGGTGCGGACCGCGAACGGGTCATCGCCGTGCTCAACGAAGTGCTCGCCACCGAGCTCGTGTGCGTGCTGCGCTACAAGCGGCACTACTACATGGCCCACGGTATCAACTCGGGCCCTGTCGCCGCCGAGTTCCTGCAGCACGCCACCGACGAGCAGGGCCACGCCGACCTGGTGGCGGCGCGCATCGTGCAGCTCCAGGGTGAGCCCGACTTCAACCCCGAGACGCTGGCGGCTCGGAGCCACGCGGAGTACGCCCACAGTAGCGACCTCATCGAGATGATCCGAGAGGACCTCGTTGCCGAGCGGGTGGCGGTGGCCTCCTACCAGGAGATCATCCGCTGGCTCTCCGACAAGGACCCCACCACGCGGCGCATGATCGAGGACATCCTCACGGTCGAGGAGGAGCACGCGGACGACCTGCTCAACCTGTTGCAGGACCTCGGCGCGTCCCCCGACGGAGCGTTTCACTGA
- a CDS encoding M67 family metallopeptidase: MLRLPAPVYAQIIGHCLHGLPDEACGLLAGDPATGSVVVSYPTRNVADSAKLYTVDPGDHLRADRDAEERGIEIIGVFHSHTHTDAYPSPTDVAQAPDPGWHYVVVSLRDTHPAVRSYRIRGDLVDEEPVVVEPR; this comes from the coding sequence ATGCTCCGGCTGCCCGCCCCGGTCTACGCGCAGATCATCGGGCACTGCCTGCACGGCCTGCCCGACGAGGCCTGCGGGCTGCTCGCGGGCGACCCGGCCACGGGGAGCGTGGTGGTCAGCTACCCCACCCGGAACGTGGCGGACTCGGCCAAGCTCTACACGGTCGACCCCGGTGACCACCTCCGCGCCGACCGCGACGCCGAGGAGCGGGGGATCGAGATCATCGGGGTGTTCCACTCCCACACCCACACCGACGCCTACCCGTCGCCGACCGATGTGGCCCAGGCGCCGGACCCCGGCTGGCACTACGTCGTGGTGTCGCTGCGCGACACCCACCCGGCTGTGCGTTCCTACCGCATCCGGGGCGATCTGGTCGACGAGGAGCCCGTCGTGGTCGAGCCCCGGTAG
- the murI gene encoding glutamate racemase yields the protein MDGRPIGMFDSGFGGLTVARALIDLAPHEDLVYVGDTGRYPYGPRDLAEVRAFAAQIARWLVDEIDVKLIVVACNTAAAAGLDALRASVPVPVVGVIEPGVRALARATRNRRVGVVGTVGTISSGAYQRAIGELPVPVELACAACPGFVEFVERGETRSDQVAVLAERLLAPVRDAGVDSLLLGCTHYPFLARTIADVMGRDVVLVSSADETAFEVRAVLAADGLGRGDDRPGTLRVYSSGDVAWFRTVGSRLFGGELGDVRALTWPTLAPVGVPDTATAPHPGAPARRAGAGGAGRDRASG from the coding sequence ATGGACGGCCGGCCGATCGGCATGTTCGACAGCGGGTTCGGTGGTCTCACCGTCGCCCGGGCCCTGATCGACCTGGCGCCCCACGAGGACCTCGTGTACGTGGGCGACACCGGCCGGTACCCCTACGGCCCGCGCGACCTCGCCGAGGTGCGCGCGTTCGCCGCGCAGATCGCCCGCTGGCTCGTCGACGAGATCGACGTCAAGCTGATCGTGGTGGCGTGCAATACGGCCGCGGCGGCGGGCCTCGACGCGCTACGAGCGAGCGTGCCGGTCCCCGTGGTGGGCGTCATCGAGCCGGGGGTGCGTGCCCTGGCCAGGGCGACGCGCAATCGACGAGTGGGCGTGGTGGGCACGGTGGGGACGATCTCCTCGGGCGCCTACCAGCGCGCCATCGGCGAGCTCCCGGTCCCGGTCGAGCTGGCGTGCGCGGCGTGCCCCGGGTTCGTGGAGTTCGTCGAGCGCGGCGAGACGCGCTCGGACCAGGTGGCTGTGCTCGCCGAGCGGCTGCTGGCCCCGGTGCGCGACGCCGGCGTGGACAGCCTGCTGCTCGGATGCACCCACTACCCGTTCCTGGCCCGCACGATCGCGGATGTGATGGGTCGTGACGTGGTCCTCGTGTCCTCGGCCGACGAGACGGCCTTCGAGGTGCGCGCCGTGCTCGCGGCCGACGGCCTCGGGCGCGGTGACGACCGTCCGGGGACGCTACGGGTGTACTCGTCGGGAGACGTGGCCTGGTTCCGGACGGTGGGAAGCCGCCTCTTCGGGGGCGAGCTCGGCGACGTGCGGGCCCTCACGTGGCCCACCCTTGCGCCGGTGGGGGTGCCCGACACCGCGACGGCGCCGCACCCGGGGGCTCCGGCGCGGCGTGCCGGCGCGGGCGGCGCCGGCCGCGACCGCGCGTCGGGCTGA
- a CDS encoding MBL fold metallo-hydrolase, whose amino-acid sequence MLTLTVLGCDGSHQGAGGAASGYLVRSWASGTAVWLDAGPGTFGNLQHFTDPLALSAIVLTHEHSDHFSDVEGFITAARWVYGFHRAPVPVYAAPGIRARIQQATDGILDWHEVGDGDGADVGDLRLLFSRTDHPPVTLAVRLDGASGALGYSADSGPGWSFSALGPGLDLALCEATYTVEHEGTAGHMSGRQAGANAKGAGARRLVVTHRWPTVPAAAILVEAGETFGGHVDQAAVGRGFSL is encoded by the coding sequence GTGCTCACCCTCACGGTCCTCGGCTGCGACGGCAGCCACCAGGGGGCGGGCGGCGCCGCCAGCGGGTACCTGGTGCGGTCGTGGGCGTCGGGCACCGCCGTATGGCTCGACGCCGGCCCGGGGACGTTCGGCAACCTGCAGCACTTCACCGACCCGTTGGCGCTGTCGGCCATCGTCCTCACCCACGAGCACAGCGACCACTTCAGCGACGTGGAGGGGTTCATCACCGCGGCTCGCTGGGTGTACGGGTTCCATCGGGCGCCCGTCCCCGTCTACGCCGCGCCGGGGATCAGGGCGAGGATCCAGCAAGCCACCGACGGGATCCTCGATTGGCACGAGGTGGGTGACGGTGACGGGGCGGACGTCGGTGACCTGCGCCTGCTGTTCAGCCGCACCGACCATCCGCCCGTCACCCTGGCCGTTCGGCTCGACGGGGCGTCGGGCGCGCTGGGCTACTCTGCGGACTCCGGTCCGGGCTGGTCGTTCTCGGCGCTCGGCCCGGGTCTCGACCTCGCACTGTGCGAGGCCACCTACACCGTCGAGCACGAGGGGACCGCGGGACACATGAGCGGGCGCCAGGCAGGGGCCAATGCCAAGGGGGCCGGCGCCCGTCGGTTGGTCGTGACGCACCGGTGGCCGACGGTCCCGGCCGCGGCCATCCTCGTCGAAGCCGGCGAGACCTTCGGGGGCCATGTCGACCAGGCGGCCGTGGGCCGCGGCTTCTCCCTGTGA
- a CDS encoding ubiquitin-like small modifier protein 1 → MPVEVRLPTVLRQHAGGKTTVSAEGTTIGEVLADLVRTYPGMAGQVLTEDGSLHRFVNVYVDDDDVRYLDQLDTKVGDGDTVSILPAVAGG, encoded by the coding sequence GTGCCCGTCGAAGTGAGGCTCCCCACCGTCCTGCGCCAGCACGCCGGTGGGAAGACCACGGTCTCGGCCGAGGGCACCACCATCGGCGAGGTCCTCGCCGACCTGGTGCGGACCTACCCGGGGATGGCCGGGCAGGTCCTGACCGAGGACGGGTCGCTGCACCGGTTCGTGAACGTGTATGTCGACGACGACGACGTCCGCTACCTCGACCAGCTCGACACCAAGGTGGGTGACGGCGACACCGTGTCGATCCTGCCGGCCGTGGCCGGCGGCTGA